Part of the Arachis hypogaea cultivar Tifrunner chromosome 6, arahy.Tifrunner.gnm2.J5K5, whole genome shotgun sequence genome, agttaaaattattattgattttaatttttttaaatttactaaaatatccctaataacaaatatgtttagttaaattattcttgactctaaattttttactaaaatacccctaataacaaatatgtttagttaaaattattattgactctaattttttttaaatttactaaaatacccctaatatcaaatatctttagttaaattattattgattctaaatttttttaaatttactaaattattcctaataacaaatatctttagttaaattattatcgaCTCTAAATTTTATCTCTACTAATAAATTTACTATAATACCCTTAATAACAAATgtttaattaaaatcaattttatcataattaaattagtgaCTATGACAATGTAAAAGGAGCAGTGTTCATCTCAGATGATCCTCAACTAACTGAATGGCGGCATCTCTATTCTCCTAGCATTGTAATTACTTCCAAAGATGCAAAATCTATGATCAATTATATACAAAGTaacaaaattccaaaatccaCCATCAATTGTCAACAAACATTTCTTGGAATCAAGCCATCACCAGTTGCTACACATTCTAGTTCAAGAGGAACTTTTAACTAGTTTTTCATGGATCTTAAAACCTGATATAATGGCATCAAAAACTAGGGTTTTAGTTACTTATATTCCTCACAAAACAACAGCAACAATTGGCACAAATGTCTTCCTATCAAGTCACtataatattcaataaaaattcaaaaatagcaatATTTAAAGCAATTTCTTCAAAAATGGCAAAAGTTTCCCCGGTTGAAGTTGGAACACCATGTCGATCAGACTATTGTCCTTTAGAATGCTAAGGCCAGCCTTCATTCTATCATCACCGCTCAAACCAGGAACATCTCTCAACAGTGCCATTAGCTTCATTCTGCGCTCAGCTCCTTCTTTCTCATGCTTAAAACAAGAAACCATATCAACTAAAACGGCTGTGTGTTCTTGATAAGCACCTTTCATATCTCTCATTGATTCTACTACTATGTCAATCACTTCCTCACTTTTGctccctctttttcttttattcctttctatatatGAAGCACTAGGAGCAGCAGAAGAACTAGGAGCAGCAGAAGCACCGGGAGCAACAGGAACACCAGGAGTTGGAGGCTCCTAAAAATTGAAAGCAACACCAGCAGGAACATCAGAAGATTATTCAATATTGAtagaaatgaagaacaagtagctTAACTGATTATACATGCTCTACACTTGTATATACAAGCATTATCTCTGCCTTGGCCAGCAAGACTAACAACATTAACTAACTAAACAGAACCTAATAGAATATTAACTACCCTGATTCTAATTCTGTTTGCATAATTACTTTCATAtcctttttttctttgttattatacTCTACAGAAATGAAGATCAGTATTTCTATCTAAATGCTCAACATGATGGAAATAGTTAAGGCTAGTCACAGGCACAGATTAAAGTAAATGAACTAATGAAGAATCActccaaaatccaagaaaataCACAGCAGTAGGATCAACAATAAGTGAATTTATGTACATGAATTAGAGTCAATTGCTTACGTACTTGAGAATCAGCTTCATATTCCATTTCGGTCTCTTCCAAATTTACTTGGGTGTTTTCATTCACTTGCCGATCACTCAAGGTTGCTTCGCGCTCAGCCTCCATTGTAGCAACTGCTTGAGTTACATTTTCTGCATTGCCTCCTTGAGCCCTATCTTTACCAAATGATATTCCCAACTCCTCAAAATGTGGAAATGGTTTATTATAGAGGCCATTAGCATTAGGATGGgactgaaattaaaagaaaatgaataagcaattaatattaaaaaacttAAGATAAATAAACTTGTATTAAGAAAGTTATTTAGAATTTACACTCTTCTATTCATTGAAAATTTGTCGCTCCACCACAATCATTTTATCTTTGTCGTTCCAACCAAATCCACTTCCAACTGTGCCCATCATCTCAACTATTGCAAAATATTGTCTTTTTAGTAATTTCACCCTTGATTCAATGTGTGGATTAGCCTAAACAtagcaaaacaatttaaaattattactaCTCAGATTAAATTCAATAAACTGAATTTTAATACAATGACACCACAATTCATCCAAGCATAACTAAATATAGTGAATGTatgaagcagtaataatcatttaGTTTTTGCATACAGGATctgaaataatcataaaatagTCTACCATGACTTAAAGTCTTAAACTTTTCTCTTTCCTTCATtttttttgacagtttaatcAAACTCTTCTAACCACTTACTAATAACGAGGTAAAGAATACAGTCTGGCCTGGTTGCCTGGTTCACCATTCAGATTttcaagaagaaaaaaattacaagAGAACTGGAAATATACTCttaattaaataacaagaaaatttttattttctttattttatctattttaatctGTTccaagtaaaaaatataaaatactgaAGCACCAACATGATTAGCTCAAATGAAATGTAATTAATTTTCATTAAATAGTTTTAAATTCAAGCCTTGCCTATGAACAAATTTTCTGTTGAAGGACTTAGTTCAATAGTTCCAGTTGAAAATGCCATTTTTTTTGTCACGGTTTTGGGCTGGACTACAACCCAACCCAGAGAACAGATCAATGAGAGCACAGTAGTAAAACATCCCAATATAGAATCATAAATATTTTGTAAGCTATACAATTATAACACAAAGATAGAATTGTAAACAAAGAAAACAagtattatgtaaaaaaattgtaCCTTAAGATCACATCCAGGGATTTTTTCATGCAGCATTTTTTCCAAATGTTTTCCATAACCGGATTTAAACGTACCATTGTCACACTTCCAAGAAGTAGTTGCAAGCTCCACCAAACACTCAACTAATTTTGCATCTTCGTGTGACGTCCATTGACGCTTAGTTTGCTTTGAATTAGGTCGAGTATTCTCTTCCATTTTCTATAGACTAATAAGCAGAAAATAACACAAGACAATTTTTCATCATCTTAAAGCAAGGAATCACACAAGTATGAAAAGAACAATAATTAAAGACCAATCACAGAATCACTGCAATCCCATTTGCAATCAGAACATAGTGATATAAAAGGCCATTGCATAAGCCCCAAAAGAAACACACCCATTGCATAAAAggttaacaagaaaataaaacaggttttttttgtactttttctttttccaagtccaaaaaacaattaacaatccatgGAAAATTTTAGAAACTAGTAAGCACTATTGCAGCATCAAAATATTCCTTAGATAATGTAGTCATACACAGCCTTAACCTAGGAAAAGAAAATTCCATCGAATGCATCAAAAATGGAGTACACTCCATCTACATTCACAAGAGAGTAAACCATAACCGAAAAAGTGAGATATTAACAAATTCCAATGCCAACCCGCAGCATAACAGCACAAAAGTACTGATAACCCATAACCCTATCATTTCTTTAGGCCTCTTATCATACTCATAACCCAATTAGTTTCAACATCCAATTCTGTACCTTCTTGTAGGATTAAATTATAAGTATTCCATCAGAAAGAATTCTATAGCAGCAAGTGCTATGCAAATAAATGAAAGAACCAAGCTATCTATGACATGAAAcacaatgtaaataaaaatagaacaaaaaaataataacaataacaataaaaagagGAATTGAGTCAGGTGATTGGTTAGGATCATTTTGTGAACTAGTGTCCAATGAGATGGGTGTTGAGATTTTGGCTTTATCATAAATCAATCTTTTCATTAAATTTCATTGAAGTTAAACACACATTTTATTATCCGATTTTGAAACATGTGCCTTGAAAAACCTTTCGGACAGAACCTGCAGCAGGTGCCATATAAGGTGGAAAATGATAGGCCTCTTATTATACACATAACCCAGACACAAAGATTACAAGGTGGAAAAAGAATGTAAAAACCACATTCATTCATGATATATTTGCATAGAGGCATTGTGCACTGATTCTTCATATACATGTATTTAACCAATTATCGAACTAATTCAACTATTAATCATTTGGAAAGTTAGAACAAGGAGGATCTAGTCTAGCTTCCCCAGCATTAGATCTTTTCAACTTGATAAAGAAATTGAAGTAAATTTTAAAGCATCCTAACAACAGGCACAGACCTTAGATAATGCAGTCATACAAAATATTCCTTAGATAATGCAGCCAAACAACAGGCACAGAGCATATATCaagtttcaattcaattcataactgTGTTTTATCTATCAACAATTCATCACTGGTATTTTatatgaaatgtgtaacaagAGAATTAAGGATGCTATAATCAAAGAGGTCAGAACTGAAACTCAAATCACATTCTAATTCCAAACAAATGAAAAACTGAAATCACATTCCACTTCCAAGTACATACATAAGGTTGAAAAAACCTAGAACAAACCTAGAACAATTGTTTAGACAAATTGAAATGGATCTAGAAAATTGTTTCAATTCCAATTTCATTGAAACAATAAAACACATTACAATTCCAATTCCAAGTACATTCTAATTTCAATATTTCAAACCTAGAACAAACCTGTGCTTGAAAAAGATCAACAGGAACAGGAAGATGTGAGGAGGGAGAGGGGTGAGGGAGACGACACAAACAGGAAGCACAACTCGAGCAGAGACGGAGGCGAGAGATGCGCGAGCAACCGAGCTCAGACAAAGGAGAGAGGCCAGACGCGAGCACGAGCACGAACACAAACGCGAACACGAAATGGAGGTGAGATGTGATGATGAACACGAACGCGAATAGCTGGTAGTGAATCTTCCTTCTAGAATAAGAAGCTCGGTGGTCGTGCGAATCCAGATCAGCGGTGAGGCGGCGCCGACGTCAGTGGAGCCTCCATGAATTTGAGGGAAAATTTGGCTAGGGTTTCGTTTTCATGGAGGAGTTGCTCTGCTAGGGTTTAGTTTTTTGTGAAATGAGTGAAAAATCTGAAAGAAAGAGGGTTAGAGTTGAAGGGCATTTTAGTCTTTTTGCATTGTGATATACATTCCATTCCCATTGGAATTAAAGATAACCATGGGGAGGATGGGAATTAAATTGGTGGTAATTGAATTCCTTGGAATAAAACATACCCAGGAATAATTTTTTAAACCTTGAACCAAATATGGGAATAAAATATTCCCATCTCAAAATTCTTGGGAATACATTTGTATTCCCTCCAACCATACACACCCTAAGAGTAATGCCAAGCCATTTCAAGTGAGGGACGTCTCTTTCAAGTGAGGCACGTCCTTCGGAAGCTCCTTCATGCATGCACCAACGTGGGAGGTGTGGGAGGCTCCAAGGACGTCGTCGAGCACATCACAACCATGCATGCTTCAATGTGTGCGACGTGAGACACTCCAGGGACTTCTTCGAAGACGTCCCAGCTTGAATGCTTCATACTTGGCTTTGGCGTGAAGGGAGACGTGAAGAACGTGCGTGATAAGGACACGTCAAGGTAGCTGGCACACCAAGGGACTTTTGGATGTGCAAGGTATGTGAGGGACGTGAGGGACATTCCTGGAAGCTTGCTATGCCGCCTTTGTGTATGTCCTCATGCATGGTTGCATGATTCTTGGCGTGTTTGACATGAGGGACGTCCCTGCCTCGCGGTGAGTTTTTCGAGCTGAAAGATGCTCATTGTTCATTACCTAAATGAATCTacaccatagactattatatgtAGTTGGAAAaatctgaatgtctactttccatctcTACTAGAAGTGTGCTAAttagacctctatagctcaagttatgcttcttagaagatgaagaggtcaggctggcgTATGACATGCTGGTGCTATGCCTACTTACATTTTTGGGGTGAATTACAACCTCAAATCCAGTGTCcactataaagtgttatatatggttggaaagctctgaaagtctaCTTTTCAATCACACTAGAATCACCTTATCCTTGTTGGAGTATGAAGAGGTAAGGTTGCACTTTCTCTTTGCACTTTTTTTTGGCTTGTGGCGTGTTTGGTGTGTTCCTTGGCTCATTTGTGCGTGTTGCACGCCACCTTTAAATATGAAATATTGCTTCAAGTGTGTTACTTTATATTTGTGCATCAAAGTGTGCTCATGGATGGCTTGCATGCATTAATGCACAACCTAATCTCCAATGTCACTCCTTGTGCTTCATCAATCTCATCTTTAAATACCTTGAATCCCACACCattcttcatcatcattctcctaaAAATCATTAAACATAAGTGCATCAAAATTCGATTCACAATCTCATGAATAATCACAAAATgaactactgtatataagtgcAACAAGTTTAGCTCCTATATTTATGAATTAACACAAAATCACTCATATTTAATGATTCTTTTATGCAATCTTAATATAAGAATTATCGACAACAACACTTGATGATTGAGCATAGTTTATTGACTTTCTTTATAAAATGAAAGACCAAAATAACTTATGATGCAATAGACATCACACCACTAAACTtgaactttgcttgtcctcaagaaaataAAGATTCATGCAATACAATTTGACAATCCAAGGTGTGAAGCATATAACTTCTTAATGTTCATGATTGGCTAGTTTTCTATACATGCAACAATCACACAAGAATTCCAAATATTGATGTTTTCTATCTTGATCAcattatgaaatcttttcttatATTCTTTCCTTGAAGCAAGCTTGTTatctttttctttgttagtttCTCTATTAGGTGCTTGGCACCATGAATTTAGCTTTGACTCTAGGTGCTTTGTTtacaagtattaccacttgatacataagcaccacaagcatatgactagagGATTCTATAAGCTTTGCACttgttgcttttctttttcttttaatcattGATGCTCCGAACCTTGAGCTTTTGAGGGAGTGATttacacttgagcctagccttgactctaagcgttttgtttttaaactttttgcttgatacataaacaccataagtacttgactaatgaattttcattggtactcagagccttcagctttctgcTCGTTTTCCTTTTTCTTACTTGATCATTAATTAATGACTTTcacttcttcaaggttttcaaagTTTCAAAGATTTCACAAAGTGTTCTAGATGAAAACCTTAATTAAACAGATTTAAATATGTTGATCTAGAATAGTTATGCTAGCCTTTCAATACTCATATGCTCATGCTAGCTTCTTCTTTAAttaaccttgtttgtttatgattatGATGCTTAATTGATTTGACTTACAAATTCTAGGATAGTAATTATGATGAATAAGCAACATGTTATACTTCAAAACTAGGCTCCTAACATGCTTATCTAAGCAAGAAGATCACACATGCATTCAACTAGAATGGAACACAATCATGCATGAAATTGAAAGTATATGAAGCAAATtagaggaaaaggaacttaacCACCTTAAGAATCACTTCATCATCATTGTTGTTACTATTTTTCTCATTATCTTCCTCTCCAACACCAAAATTGGAAGAATTACTTGTCTTCAAACAACAATTAAAGTAGTGGTGATGAAATTTGTGATTAATCATGACTGTCTTCAAAAGGTAATGTGAGTAATGCATGTTGTTATTCAACTAAAGCAAGCAAAATTTAAGACAGAATAAAGGAACTAAAGTAAACAGAGAATGTGATTGCATGAATAAGTGGTCATGCATGGTACATTGCATGAAAAGTGTGTGCCAACACCATACttggtgtgacactttcattttagaatgatgcTTAGTACCACAGTAAGAATTCAAGCTCAATTTGTTGCATGGAAACATCAAACTTATTGTATGCAATCACATACCAATTATTTGAAAGTTAAAGCAAGTAAAGAAAGAAATTTTGTTACCAaatgttgggttgcctcccaacaagcactcttttaatgtcattagcttgacatgttggttcttgaattttcttcctcttcttccaattggttaaaagaaatgacttcATGGGTGAAGAGGAGAAAATTGATTCCCCTAGATGTGATTTCCTCTtaacaagttttattttattgttattagcttgattcaacttgcttgttggggtaggggctggattgctttttgttgaccttctctttttcatggatgttGTCTTTTGTTTAATGGTCACAATCCCTCTTTCAGTGCTTTTcttgattgccttcacttctttctTTTCAAGATTTAAGTGTTGTATAATGGTTGGAGGATACCCTTCATCCAGAACTTCTTGGATGGATGGTTCAATTAAATCACCCTCCATGCAACTCTCTGCTTCATTGGAGTGTGgacttctgatgagcggataatttgtatactttttggcattgtttttagtatgtttttggtatgatatagttagtttttagtatatttttattagtttttagttaaaattcacttttctggactt contains:
- the LOC140173360 gene encoding uncharacterized protein, translated to MEAEREATLSDRQVNENTQVNLEETEMEYEADSQEPPTPGVPVAPGASAAPSSSAAPSASYIERNKRKRGSKSEEVIDIVVESMRDMKGAYQEHTAVLVDMVSCFKHEKEGAERRMKLMALLRDVPGLSGDDRMKAGLSILKDNSLIDMVFQLQPGKLLPFLKKLL